A section of the Saccharopolyspora gregorii genome encodes:
- a CDS encoding nitrilase-related carbon-nitrogen hydrolase — protein sequence MTRVHCAQLAPRVADLPHNRELSASAVRGAAARGADVIVLPELVTSGYRLSSVAEAASVAVTPDDPLFAEWGRAAPDSVVVGGFCERGAGGELHNSAAVLDRGELVAAYRKTHLWDEEKLLFTPGSAAPPVLDTSRGRIGVLICYDLEFPELTRKLALEGADLLAVPTNWPLVPRPAGERPPEVVIAMAAARVNGVAIACCDRAGTERGTRWTEGSAVIDHEGWVRAEADESGCAEADLDLAASRTKRRTAHADLFADRRPELY from the coding sequence GTGACCCGGGTGCACTGCGCCCAGCTGGCCCCGCGCGTGGCCGACCTGCCGCACAACCGCGAGTTGTCGGCGTCGGCCGTGCGCGGGGCCGCCGCGCGTGGCGCCGACGTGATCGTGCTGCCGGAACTGGTGACGTCCGGCTACCGGCTGAGCTCGGTGGCCGAAGCGGCGTCGGTGGCGGTCACCCCCGACGACCCGCTGTTCGCGGAATGGGGCCGCGCCGCCCCGGATTCGGTGGTGGTGGGCGGGTTCTGCGAACGCGGCGCGGGCGGGGAGCTGCACAACAGCGCGGCGGTGCTCGACCGCGGGGAGCTCGTCGCCGCGTACCGCAAGACCCACCTGTGGGACGAGGAGAAGCTGCTGTTCACCCCCGGTTCGGCAGCACCGCCGGTGCTGGACACCAGCCGGGGCCGCATCGGCGTGCTGATCTGCTACGACCTCGAATTCCCCGAGCTGACGCGGAAACTCGCGCTGGAGGGCGCGGACCTGCTGGCGGTGCCGACGAACTGGCCGCTGGTCCCGCGCCCGGCGGGGGAGCGGCCTCCGGAGGTCGTCATCGCGATGGCGGCGGCGCGGGTCAACGGCGTCGCCATCGCCTGCTGCGACCGCGCCGGGACCGAACGCGGCACCCGCTGGACCGAGGGCTCCGCCGTCATCGACCACGAGGGCTGGGTGCGCGCCGAAGCGGACGAGTCCGGCTGCGCCGAAGCCGACCTCGACCTGGCGGCGTCCCGCACCAAGCGGCGCACCGCCCACGCCGACCTGTTCGCCGACCGCAGACCCGAGCTGTACTGA
- the hisD gene encoding histidinol dehydrogenase translates to MLKQPAPKQAATDDSALRERVRAIIEDVRTRGDAAVREYSERFDGWSPESFRLAPEEVERIVASVPAQVLDDIRFVQEQVRGFARHQRESLHDIEVETLPGVRLGHRHVPIGAVGAYVPGGRYPLTASAHMTIVTAKVAGVPRVVACTPPIRGEVPAATVAAMHLAGADEIHLLGGVQAVAAMATGTASVSSVDLLAGPGNAYVAEAKRQLFGEVGIDLFAGPTEILVIADEHADPFVVAVDLLSQAEHGPDSPAVLITTSRELAVEVLGHVEALLPGMPTADFAGPAWRDHGEVVVVGSIDEAFALADTYAAEHVEVLTERPRLALERMRDYGALFLGEGTCVSYGDKVIGTNHVLPTKGAARYTGGLWVGKYLKTVTYQEVTDPASSARLGEVCGRAARVELFEGHARSGDVRAAKFGDATPEWADRARA, encoded by the coding sequence GTGTTGAAGCAGCCGGCGCCGAAGCAGGCGGCCACCGACGACTCCGCCTTGCGGGAGCGGGTCCGCGCGATCATCGAGGACGTCCGCACCCGCGGTGACGCCGCGGTGCGCGAGTACTCGGAGCGCTTCGACGGCTGGAGCCCGGAGTCGTTCCGCCTCGCCCCCGAGGAGGTCGAGCGGATCGTCGCGTCCGTGCCGGCCCAGGTGCTCGACGACATCCGGTTCGTGCAGGAGCAGGTGCGCGGTTTCGCCCGGCACCAGCGGGAATCGCTGCACGACATCGAGGTGGAGACGCTGCCCGGCGTGCGGCTGGGCCACCGGCACGTGCCGATCGGCGCGGTCGGCGCGTACGTGCCCGGCGGGCGCTACCCGCTGACCGCCTCCGCGCACATGACGATCGTGACCGCGAAGGTGGCGGGCGTGCCGCGGGTCGTCGCCTGCACCCCGCCGATCCGCGGCGAGGTCCCGGCCGCGACGGTCGCCGCGATGCACCTGGCGGGTGCGGACGAGATCCACCTGCTCGGCGGGGTGCAGGCGGTGGCAGCGATGGCCACCGGCACCGCATCGGTGAGCTCGGTGGACCTGCTGGCCGGGCCGGGCAACGCGTACGTGGCGGAGGCGAAGCGGCAGCTGTTCGGCGAGGTTGGCATCGACCTGTTCGCCGGGCCGACGGAGATCCTGGTCATCGCCGACGAGCACGCCGATCCGTTCGTGGTGGCGGTGGACCTGCTCTCGCAGGCCGAACACGGGCCGGACTCCCCGGCGGTGCTGATCACCACCTCGCGGGAGCTGGCCGTCGAGGTGCTCGGGCACGTGGAGGCACTGCTGCCCGGGATGCCGACGGCGGACTTCGCCGGTCCCGCCTGGCGCGACCACGGCGAGGTCGTGGTGGTCGGCTCGATCGACGAGGCCTTCGCACTGGCCGACACCTACGCCGCCGAGCACGTCGAGGTGCTGACCGAGCGGCCGCGGCTGGCGCTGGAGCGGATGCGCGACTACGGCGCGCTGTTCCTCGGCGAGGGCACCTGCGTGTCCTACGGCGACAAGGTGATCGGCACCAACCACGTGCTGCCCACCAAGGGCGCCGCCCGCTACACCGGCGGTCTGTGGGTCGGGAAGTACCTGAAGACGGTGACCTACCAGGAGGTGACCGATCCGGCGTCGAGCGCGCGGCTCGGCGAGGTGTGCGGGCGCGCGGCTCGCGTCGAGCTGTTCGAGGGCCACGCCCGCTCCGGCGACGTGCGGGCCGCGAAGTTCGGCGACGCGACCCCGGAATGGGCCGACCGTGCCCGCGCCTGA
- a CDS encoding MFS transporter, which translates to MSIGTPGAPAPTAAKPERATKQQIRRAVYAGGVGNFVEQFDYGLYGYMAPMLASSFFPGGGGAGAVLSTYAVLAVACVFRPLGGTLVGRWGDRVGRKKALLWTIIMMGVSTALIGALPTYQQVGFLAPLLLVVIRTFQGMISGGEYVGAVAFIVEWAKPNQRAYYTSYASNSCFLGILCGAGVAALVSTLFEQPQLESWGWRLPFLAVLPLSLVGLWLRSRIEETPEFLRETNGGTDIVRSPVREALREQWQAILVFCGASIMLAILSYTWVTYYPEYLVSELGLSRSQALLSNLISVAVLMPLLPLAGKLSDRIGRKPMLISGAICCIALVPLAFAIGELGGFGAAVGSQLVYIIPEFFLTGIVTTCSAELFATRTRFSASAIAYNSSFSVFMGVTPFVAALLVNRFGTIYAVWAYLAVAAVLALVVITVFMKETYRSELSANKFA; encoded by the coding sequence ATGTCCATCGGAACGCCGGGAGCACCCGCTCCCACCGCCGCGAAACCGGAGCGGGCGACGAAGCAGCAGATCCGCCGCGCGGTGTACGCCGGCGGAGTCGGGAACTTCGTCGAGCAGTTCGACTACGGGCTCTACGGCTACATGGCCCCGATGCTGGCCTCGTCGTTCTTCCCCGGTGGCGGCGGCGCGGGCGCGGTGCTGAGCACCTACGCGGTGCTCGCCGTGGCCTGCGTGTTCCGCCCGCTCGGCGGCACGCTCGTCGGCCGCTGGGGCGACCGGGTCGGGCGCAAGAAGGCGCTGCTGTGGACGATCATCATGATGGGCGTGTCCACCGCGCTGATCGGCGCGCTGCCGACCTACCAGCAGGTGGGCTTCCTGGCCCCGCTGCTGCTCGTGGTGATCCGGACCTTCCAGGGCATGATCTCCGGCGGCGAGTACGTGGGCGCCGTCGCGTTCATCGTGGAGTGGGCGAAGCCGAACCAGCGGGCCTACTACACCTCCTACGCCTCGAACAGCTGCTTCCTCGGCATCCTCTGCGGCGCCGGCGTCGCCGCGCTGGTCAGCACCCTGTTCGAGCAGCCGCAGCTGGAGTCGTGGGGCTGGCGGCTCCCGTTCCTCGCGGTGCTGCCGCTGTCGCTGGTCGGCCTGTGGCTGCGCAGCCGCATCGAGGAGACCCCGGAGTTCCTGCGCGAGACCAACGGCGGCACCGACATCGTGCGGTCCCCGGTCCGCGAGGCGCTCCGCGAGCAGTGGCAGGCGATCCTGGTGTTCTGCGGCGCCTCGATCATGCTGGCGATCCTGTCCTACACCTGGGTGACCTACTACCCGGAGTACCTGGTCAGCGAGCTCGGGCTGAGCCGTTCACAGGCGCTGCTGTCGAACCTGATCTCGGTGGCGGTGCTGATGCCGCTGCTGCCGCTGGCCGGGAAGCTGTCCGACCGGATCGGCCGCAAGCCCATGCTGATCAGCGGCGCGATCTGCTGCATCGCGCTGGTGCCGCTGGCCTTCGCGATCGGCGAGCTGGGCGGTTTCGGCGCGGCGGTCGGCAGCCAGCTCGTCTACATCATCCCGGAGTTCTTCCTGACCGGGATCGTGACGACCTGTTCGGCGGAGCTGTTCGCCACCCGCACCCGGTTCAGCGCGAGCGCCATCGCCTACAACAGCTCGTTCTCGGTGTTCATGGGCGTGACGCCGTTCGTCGCGGCGCTGCTGGTGAACCGGTTCGGCACGATCTACGCGGTCTGGGCGTACTTGGCGGTGGCCGCCGTGCTGGCGCTGGTCGTGATCACGGTGTTCATGAAGGAGACCTACCGCTCGGAGCTCAGCGCGAACAAGTTCGCCTGA
- a CDS encoding alpha-amylase family glycosyl hydrolase, whose amino-acid sequence MRFSRRSFVLGAGAVVTGAAFAPAAARAAGGTTGTPPWLAESVLYQLYPQSFADGDGSGVGDLRGIVAHLDHLEWLGVDAIWVNPVFPSPLTDAGYDIADYTGVHPRYGDEQDVVLLVEEARRRGMRVLFDLVAGHTSDQHPWFLGSLRDDTDHRYIWASPEQLPEDGSLPEDFVASPGPRAGAFRKNYYDTQPAINYGYARMDPAEPWRQAVDADGPRRNRDEIFQVMDHWLRLGIAGFRCDLAATLVKDDPGWVETGRLWGDLRARVARRHPDAVLISEWGDPETSVPAGFDADFYLPVNGPGDGAPWKSLWHENPYFGAAGTGSPKVFIDAWTEATERIGRGRIMLPTANHDSANRLNDGVRTPQELPAAFAFLLTWPIVPALYYGEEIGMRMVDGLPEVEGSAGRQRNRTPMQWDGGPNAGFSTAPAEQLYLPIDPDPQRPTVAGQRDDPGSLLNLVRRLLALRKRYPELGTRADVRVLADGYPLTYLRGDRFLVTTNPRREPAAAAVPDARLAGARIVEDGGARVDGDEVVVPGFGYGVFDLAG is encoded by the coding sequence ATGAGGTTCAGCAGGCGATCGTTCGTGCTCGGAGCCGGGGCCGTGGTGACCGGAGCGGCGTTCGCGCCCGCCGCGGCGCGGGCGGCGGGTGGGACCACCGGGACTCCGCCGTGGCTGGCGGAGTCCGTGCTGTACCAGCTGTACCCGCAGAGCTTCGCGGACGGCGACGGATCGGGCGTCGGCGACCTCCGCGGGATCGTGGCGCACCTCGACCACCTGGAATGGCTCGGCGTCGACGCGATCTGGGTGAACCCGGTGTTCCCGTCACCGCTCACCGACGCCGGGTACGACATCGCCGACTACACCGGCGTGCACCCGCGCTACGGCGACGAGCAAGACGTGGTGCTGTTAGTGGAGGAGGCGCGGCGGCGCGGCATGCGGGTGCTGTTCGACCTCGTCGCGGGGCACACCTCGGACCAGCACCCCTGGTTCCTCGGCTCGCTGCGCGACGACACCGACCACCGCTACATCTGGGCGTCGCCGGAACAGCTGCCGGAGGACGGCTCGCTGCCGGAGGACTTCGTGGCCTCCCCCGGCCCGCGGGCGGGCGCGTTCCGCAAGAACTACTACGACACGCAGCCCGCGATCAACTACGGCTACGCGCGGATGGACCCGGCCGAGCCGTGGCGCCAGGCGGTGGACGCCGACGGGCCGCGGCGCAACCGCGATGAGATCTTCCAGGTGATGGATCACTGGCTTCGGCTGGGCATCGCCGGGTTCCGCTGCGACCTCGCGGCCACGCTGGTCAAGGACGACCCGGGGTGGGTCGAGACCGGCCGGCTGTGGGGCGACCTGCGGGCGCGGGTGGCGCGGCGGCACCCGGACGCGGTGCTCATCTCCGAGTGGGGCGATCCGGAGACCTCGGTGCCCGCCGGGTTCGACGCCGACTTCTACCTGCCGGTCAACGGCCCCGGCGACGGCGCGCCGTGGAAGTCGCTGTGGCACGAGAACCCGTACTTCGGCGCGGCGGGAACGGGCAGCCCGAAGGTGTTCATCGACGCGTGGACCGAAGCGACCGAGCGGATCGGGCGCGGGCGGATCATGCTGCCGACGGCCAACCACGACAGCGCGAACCGGCTCAACGACGGCGTGCGGACCCCGCAGGAGCTGCCCGCCGCGTTCGCGTTCCTGCTGACCTGGCCGATCGTCCCCGCGCTGTACTACGGGGAGGAGATCGGCATGCGGATGGTCGACGGCCTCCCCGAGGTCGAGGGCAGCGCCGGACGGCAGCGCAACCGGACGCCGATGCAGTGGGACGGCGGCCCGAACGCCGGGTTCTCCACCGCCCCCGCCGAGCAGCTGTACCTCCCGATCGACCCGGATCCGCAGCGGCCGACGGTCGCGGGGCAGCGCGACGATCCCGGTTCGCTGCTGAACCTGGTGCGGCGGCTGCTGGCGCTGCGCAAGCGGTACCCGGAGCTGGGGACGCGGGCGGACGTGCGGGTGCTCGCGGACGGCTATCCGCTGACCTACCTGCGCGGCGACCGGTTCCTGGTCACCACGAACCCGCGGCGGGAGCCCGCGGCGGCGGCCGTGCCGGACGCTCGGCTCGCCGGGGCGCGGATCGTCGAGGACGGCGGAGCCCGGGTGGACGGTGACGAGGTCGTGGTGCCCGGGTTCGGCTACGGCGTGTTCGACCTGGCGGGCTGA
- a CDS encoding cupin domain-containing protein, giving the protein MQQVRVNEAEIARRTIRRTDFVSCDQAFIDCRTPGSERKENYAMIGPGVSQNSEQVINLREPHGYNIGAAAMPHDVTNNLHLHFTAEVFLCFRGEFLLRWGADGNEGELVLREGDIASIPTWIFRGFTNIGPDDGWLFTSLGHDDTGGIIWGPTVLRDAAGYGLHLTEDGRLIDAVAGDEPPEDVELVRPMAESDIARLRSFSVEKMRRRVVTQEDLEWCSTPFLGSHVTGGGAELALVVGFGMTEDLDQEPRIHNPHGHNIAWLRAEPGAGVPGHRIEETQVLLVKEGRWEVTVNDHEPVVVELGEWDMLSVPPGAWRSIRNVGEDTGKLVVINSGDGRVRLDWDEEVVKAAADAGYSIDHNGYVAPYALVPRSRG; this is encoded by the coding sequence ATGCAGCAGGTACGGGTGAACGAAGCGGAGATCGCGCGCAGGACCATCCGGCGCACCGATTTCGTGTCGTGCGACCAGGCGTTCATCGACTGCCGCACGCCCGGATCGGAGCGCAAGGAGAACTACGCGATGATCGGGCCGGGGGTGTCGCAGAACTCCGAGCAGGTCATCAACCTCCGGGAACCGCACGGCTACAACATCGGCGCGGCCGCGATGCCGCACGACGTCACCAACAACCTGCACCTGCACTTCACCGCCGAGGTGTTCCTGTGCTTCCGCGGCGAGTTCCTGCTGCGCTGGGGCGCCGACGGGAACGAGGGCGAGCTGGTGCTGCGGGAGGGCGACATCGCCTCCATCCCCACCTGGATCTTCCGCGGCTTCACCAACATCGGCCCGGATGACGGCTGGCTGTTCACCTCGCTGGGCCACGACGACACCGGCGGCATCATCTGGGGCCCGACCGTGCTGCGGGACGCCGCCGGGTACGGCCTGCACCTCACCGAGGACGGCAGGCTCATCGACGCGGTCGCCGGGGACGAGCCGCCGGAGGACGTGGAGCTGGTGCGCCCGATGGCGGAGTCCGACATCGCGCGGCTGCGCTCCTTCTCCGTCGAGAAGATGCGGCGCCGCGTGGTGACGCAGGAGGACCTGGAGTGGTGTTCCACGCCGTTCCTCGGCTCGCACGTGACCGGTGGCGGCGCGGAACTGGCGCTGGTGGTCGGCTTCGGCATGACCGAGGACCTCGACCAGGAGCCGCGGATCCACAACCCGCACGGCCACAACATCGCGTGGCTGCGCGCGGAACCGGGCGCCGGCGTGCCCGGGCACCGCATCGAGGAGACGCAGGTGCTCCTGGTCAAGGAAGGCCGCTGGGAGGTCACCGTCAACGACCACGAGCCGGTCGTGGTGGAGCTCGGCGAGTGGGACATGCTGTCGGTCCCGCCGGGCGCGTGGCGCAGCATCCGCAACGTCGGCGAGGACACCGGCAAGCTCGTCGTGATCAATTCCGGGGACGGGCGGGTGCGCCTGGACTGGGACGAGGAGGTCGTCAAGGCCGCCGCGGACGCCGGGTACTCGATCGACCACAACGGTTACGTGGCCCCGTACGCGCTGGTGCCGCGGTCCCGTGGCTGA
- a CDS encoding alpha/beta fold hydrolase, with translation MAEQVVLLPGMLCDAGLWSAVESAVDSTVLHAQPDAPSITGMAEQVLSIVDGPFVLAGLSLGAIIGFEVARLAPERIAGFAALATNAAAPRPEQHQAWWRQAQRAQAGGFPVVVDEILPAMFAEPQPPPEFARAFREMAARIGPRRFLTQLAAQATRTDAHEVLSAITAPALVACGTADALCPPEFHRAIAARLPDAELHEVPGAGHLLPIEAPEVTAELLNRLLRRCRAMNEENDVARSVEAAGAEAGGHRRLRLAGAGPRDHRGRPHPR, from the coding sequence GTGGCTGAGCAGGTGGTGCTGCTGCCCGGCATGCTCTGCGACGCCGGGCTGTGGTCCGCGGTCGAGTCCGCGGTGGACTCGACGGTGCTGCACGCGCAACCGGATGCGCCGAGCATCACCGGCATGGCCGAGCAGGTGCTGTCCATTGTGGATGGCCCGTTCGTGCTGGCCGGCCTGAGCCTGGGCGCGATCATCGGGTTCGAGGTGGCGCGGCTGGCGCCGGAGCGGATCGCCGGGTTCGCCGCGCTGGCCACCAACGCGGCGGCCCCCCGGCCGGAGCAGCACCAGGCGTGGTGGCGGCAGGCGCAGCGCGCGCAGGCGGGCGGGTTCCCCGTGGTGGTCGACGAGATCCTGCCCGCGATGTTCGCGGAACCGCAGCCACCACCTGAGTTCGCCCGCGCGTTCCGCGAGATGGCCGCGCGGATCGGCCCGCGCCGGTTCCTCACCCAGCTCGCCGCGCAGGCCACCCGCACCGACGCGCACGAGGTGCTGTCCGCCATCACCGCTCCGGCACTGGTGGCGTGCGGGACGGCGGATGCGCTGTGCCCGCCGGAGTTCCACCGCGCGATCGCCGCGCGGCTGCCCGACGCCGAACTGCACGAGGTGCCCGGAGCCGGGCACCTGCTGCCGATCGAAGCCCCCGAGGTCACCGCCGAGCTGCTGAACCGGCTGCTGCGGCGGTGCCGAGCCATGAACGAGGAGAACGACGTTGCCCGAAGTGTTGAAGCAGCCGGCGCCGAAGCAGGCGGCCACCGACGACTCCGCCTTGCGGGAGCGGGTCCGCGCGATCATCGAGGACGTCCGCACCCGCGGTGA
- a CDS encoding LacI family DNA-binding transcriptional regulator translates to MSITSHDVARFAGVSQATVSRALRGDPRVSAATRERVRHAADALNYVPSAAGRSLSTHTTRRIGVLVSDLANPFYPYLVGPLHDELEQRGYRMMLLTERSDEALAAEQLLDHSIDGAVLTTATSGSGLPDALRRKQVPFVFLNRVDGRDGDSAVVDNELGGRLVADELAALGHTRVALLGGVTATSTGREREQGFVAGLADAGIALPASRIRRGPYDFDTGYHGLPELLAADPDLTAVFCGNDVVAIGAYNAALRAGLRIPEDLTLIGFDDLPMASWEAFTLTTVRYDLPKMARAAARLLVERLAGDVRETARQVAFQPELVRRGTHAPPR, encoded by the coding sequence ATGTCGATCACGAGTCATGACGTCGCGAGGTTCGCCGGGGTGTCCCAGGCGACCGTCTCGCGCGCGCTGCGCGGCGACCCGCGGGTGTCGGCGGCGACGCGGGAACGCGTCCGGCACGCGGCGGACGCGCTCAACTACGTGCCGAGCGCGGCCGGACGCAGCCTCTCCACGCACACCACCCGCCGGATCGGCGTGCTGGTCAGCGACCTGGCCAACCCGTTCTACCCGTACCTCGTCGGCCCGCTGCACGACGAGCTGGAGCAGCGCGGCTACCGGATGATGCTGCTGACCGAGCGCTCCGACGAAGCGCTCGCCGCCGAGCAGCTGCTCGACCACTCCATCGACGGCGCTGTGCTCACCACCGCCACCAGCGGCTCCGGGCTGCCGGACGCGTTGCGGCGCAAGCAGGTCCCGTTCGTGTTCCTCAACCGGGTGGACGGGCGCGACGGCGACTCGGCGGTCGTCGACAACGAGCTCGGCGGCAGGCTCGTCGCCGACGAACTGGCCGCGCTCGGGCACACCCGCGTCGCCCTGCTCGGCGGCGTCACCGCGACCAGCACCGGACGCGAGCGCGAGCAGGGCTTCGTCGCCGGGCTCGCCGACGCGGGCATCGCGCTGCCCGCGAGCAGGATCCGGCGCGGTCCCTACGACTTCGACACCGGCTATCACGGGCTCCCCGAACTGCTGGCCGCCGACCCGGATCTCACCGCCGTGTTCTGCGGCAACGACGTGGTGGCGATCGGTGCGTACAACGCGGCGCTGCGCGCGGGCCTGCGCATCCCCGAGGACCTCACGCTGATCGGCTTCGACGACCTGCCGATGGCGTCCTGGGAGGCGTTCACGCTCACCACCGTCCGCTACGACCTGCCGAAGATGGCGCGCGCCGCGGCCCGCCTGCTCGTCGAACGCCTCGCCGGGGACGTGCGCGAAACCGCCCGCCAGGTCGCCTTCCAGCCGGAACTGGTGCGCCGGGGCACTCACGCCCCGCCCCGGTGA
- a CDS encoding HpcH/HpaI aldolase family protein — MKLKARLRAGERLRGGILRLPAEMLVELSGVAELDYVLVDCEHGPDDLVALQQHLALAQAHGLPVLVRVGRADPNQVLRILDLGAEGIVVPHVESAREAEDVVRSAHYPPRGDRGFATYSRAGRFGAVSAAEHLAAAQDVLVIAMVETGPGVERAAEIAAVDGVDAVWVGPADLAVSLGVPPGDAAVGRAKAEVHRQARAAGAAVMSIVSSAGAGAVEDADFVVYNLAHILLTTFREL, encoded by the coding sequence GTGAAGCTGAAGGCGAGGTTGCGCGCGGGCGAGCGCCTGCGCGGCGGAATCCTGCGGCTGCCCGCCGAGATGCTCGTGGAGCTGTCCGGGGTCGCCGAGCTGGACTACGTGCTCGTCGACTGCGAGCACGGGCCGGACGATCTGGTGGCGCTGCAGCAGCACCTCGCGCTCGCGCAGGCGCACGGCCTGCCGGTGCTGGTGCGGGTGGGGCGGGCCGATCCGAACCAGGTGCTGCGGATCCTCGACCTCGGTGCCGAGGGGATCGTGGTGCCGCACGTGGAATCCGCGCGGGAGGCGGAGGACGTGGTGCGCTCGGCGCACTACCCGCCGCGCGGGGACCGCGGGTTCGCGACCTACAGCCGGGCGGGCCGGTTCGGCGCCGTCTCGGCGGCGGAGCACCTGGCGGCCGCGCAGGACGTGCTGGTGATCGCGATGGTGGAGACCGGGCCGGGCGTCGAGCGCGCCGCGGAGATCGCGGCGGTGGACGGTGTCGACGCGGTGTGGGTCGGTCCGGCCGATCTGGCCGTGTCGCTCGGAGTTCCGCCCGGGGACGCCGCCGTGGGGCGGGCGAAGGCCGAGGTGCACCGGCAGGCGCGGGCGGCCGGTGCCGCGGTGATGAGCATCGTCTCCAGCGCGGGGGCCGGTGCCGTCGAGGACGCCGACTTCGTCGTCTACAACCTCGCGCACATCCTGCTGACCACCTTCCGCGAGCTGTGA
- a CDS encoding SDR family NAD(P)-dependent oxidoreductase, whose protein sequence is MPAPELAGRTALVTGGGNGLGRAMCRALSAAGARVIAVGRTRESLAETVAGLPGAGRAETCDVADPDSVAALAELLADEQVSILVNNAGIAGPVAPLTEIEPPEWDEVFAANVRGTYLVCRAFLPAMTARGAGDVVNVASVSGKRPLARRTPYCASKMAVLGLTTTLAAEVGPLGVAVNSLSPGPVDGPRMARNFWLEAERTGTTVEQAEAEFVSRAALGRMVTEDEVGAALVAMLRMPGLCAADVDLSAGMVGR, encoded by the coding sequence GTGCCCGCGCCTGAGCTCGCGGGCCGCACCGCGCTGGTCACCGGCGGCGGCAACGGGCTGGGCCGGGCGATGTGCCGGGCGCTGTCCGCGGCGGGCGCCCGGGTGATCGCGGTCGGCCGCACCCGCGAGTCGCTGGCGGAGACGGTGGCCGGGCTGCCGGGCGCGGGCCGGGCGGAGACCTGCGACGTCGCCGACCCGGATTCGGTGGCGGCGCTGGCGGAACTGCTGGCCGACGAGCAGGTCTCGATCCTGGTGAACAACGCCGGGATCGCCGGCCCGGTCGCCCCGCTGACCGAGATCGAGCCACCCGAGTGGGACGAGGTGTTCGCCGCGAACGTGCGCGGCACGTACCTGGTGTGCCGCGCGTTCCTGCCCGCGATGACCGCGCGCGGGGCGGGCGACGTCGTCAACGTGGCCTCGGTGTCCGGGAAGCGGCCGCTGGCCCGCAGAACTCCGTACTGCGCCTCGAAGATGGCGGTGCTCGGGTTGACCACCACGCTCGCGGCCGAGGTCGGGCCGCTCGGGGTGGCGGTGAACTCGCTGTCGCCCGGCCCGGTGGACGGGCCGCGGATGGCGCGCAACTTCTGGCTGGAGGCCGAGCGGACCGGGACCACCGTCGAGCAGGCCGAGGCGGAGTTCGTCTCGCGCGCCGCGCTCGGCCGGATGGTCACCGAGGACGAGGTGGGCGCGGCGTTGGTGGCGATGCTGCGGATGCCGGGGCTGTGCGCCGCGGACGTGGACCTCTCGGCGGGGATGGTGGGCCGGTGA